The following proteins are encoded in a genomic region of Amycolatopsis sulphurea:
- a CDS encoding L,D-transpeptidase — MKRLLAGAVVMAAGFALAACSGGAPGSSGNGAAAAGASVPGTSATTAPPSSTTAPPSSTTSTSTPTNTSAKPKPQPKAQPVSIANVPCANAAAASGTSACVDISAHQAWLLQDGKISYGPVPMLPGRKGNPTPVGTFHVLSKEKLHLSREFDNAPMPNSVFFYPGDAFHTGSLRTYSHGCVHLSATASLRFFTALRTGDVVQVVA, encoded by the coding sequence GTGAAAAGGCTTCTCGCTGGTGCGGTGGTGATGGCCGCCGGGTTCGCGCTCGCCGCGTGCTCGGGTGGCGCGCCCGGCTCGTCCGGAAACGGTGCGGCGGCCGCGGGCGCGAGTGTCCCGGGGACCTCCGCCACCACGGCTCCGCCGAGCAGCACCACGGCTCCGCCGAGCAGCACCACATCGACGAGCACCCCGACAAACACCTCGGCCAAACCGAAACCCCAGCCGAAGGCCCAGCCGGTCAGCATCGCGAACGTGCCCTGCGCGAACGCCGCCGCGGCCTCGGGCACCAGCGCGTGCGTGGACATCTCCGCGCACCAGGCGTGGCTGTTGCAGGACGGCAAGATCAGCTACGGCCCGGTGCCGATGCTCCCTGGCCGCAAGGGAAACCCGACCCCGGTCGGCACATTCCACGTGCTGTCCAAGGAGAAGCTGCACCTCAGCCGGGAATTTGACAACGCGCCAATGCCTAACTCGGTGTTCTTCTATCCGGGCGACGCTTTCCACACCGGCAGCCTGCGGACCTACTCGCACGGTTGCGTGCACCTGTCCGCGACCGCTTCGCTGCGGTTTTTCACCGCCCTCCGGACGGGTGACGTTGTCCAGGTCGTAGCCTGA
- a CDS encoding serine/threonine dehydratase yields the protein MSSTPAPADVQAAAERIRPHVRRTPLLRTEIDGRPLVLKLEHLQRSGSFKLRGAVNALLAGPRPDQVVTASGGNHGLGVATAAQALGLPAVVYVPETVPEAKATGIEATGAKLVRHGATYAEAAAAARAVAKQPGTRYLHAYDDPDVIAGQGTVTAEIVADAPDVDAIVVAVGGGGLASGTMLAADGRAVFAVEPQQCQALHAALEAGEPVDVTIDSVAASALGATRIGTLPFEILSSRSVTSVLVTDAEMIAARDRLWHEFRLVVEPAAAAPLAAWLVGRVPAELPCLVLCGANTAVSYA from the coding sequence ATGTCCAGCACGCCTGCTCCCGCCGATGTCCAGGCCGCCGCGGAACGTATCCGGCCACACGTACGGCGGACTCCGCTGTTACGCACCGAAATCGACGGCCGCCCGCTGGTCCTGAAGCTCGAGCACCTGCAGCGGTCCGGCTCGTTCAAGCTCCGCGGCGCGGTGAACGCGTTGCTCGCCGGCCCCCGCCCGGACCAGGTGGTGACCGCGTCCGGCGGCAACCACGGCCTCGGCGTGGCCACCGCGGCGCAGGCGCTGGGCCTGCCGGCCGTGGTCTACGTGCCCGAGACCGTGCCCGAAGCCAAGGCCACCGGAATCGAAGCGACCGGCGCGAAGCTCGTGCGGCATGGCGCAACGTACGCCGAAGCAGCCGCTGCTGCGCGTGCCGTCGCCAAGCAGCCGGGCACGCGTTACCTGCATGCGTACGACGATCCCGACGTGATCGCCGGGCAGGGCACCGTGACGGCCGAGATCGTCGCGGACGCCCCCGACGTCGACGCGATCGTGGTCGCTGTCGGCGGTGGCGGGCTTGCCTCCGGCACCATGCTCGCCGCGGACGGGCGGGCGGTCTTCGCGGTGGAACCGCAGCAGTGCCAAGCCCTGCACGCCGCGCTGGAAGCGGGCGAGCCGGTGGACGTCACGATCGACTCGGTGGCGGCCTCCGCGCTGGGGGCGACCCGCATCGGCACCCTCCCGTTCGAGATCCTCAGCTCGCGATCGGTCACGTCAGTGCTGGTGACGGACGCGGAGATGATCGCCGCCCGCGACCGCCTGTGGCACGAGTTCCGGCTGGTAGTGGAGCCGGCGGCCGCGGCACCGCTGGCCGCCTGGCTGGTCGGCCGGGTTCCGGCGGAACTCCCGTGCCTGGTGCTGTGCGGCGCGAATACCGCGGTCAGCTACGCGTGA
- a CDS encoding PQQ-dependent sugar dehydrogenase — MAWRRFCSVLVAAVAAAFLPVVTAAPASAVDAPALPSGFVLRDMPTGLGNYQFTDFAWLPDDSVLALGKSGAVNWVPADGNGPVRIANFQVESQGDVGLTSVALAQDYESSHEIYLNRSVSQGSGKYVQRASRFTVTFDGAGHPNGLTGEKVLLELPGSAYYIHGIDTVYPAPDGTLWYSIGDNGDAGKTNPVAFVAQDLNSPFGKILHMTQDGKGVPGNPYYDASAPDSNRSRVFASGFRNPFRFTLDPRSGLPVVGDVGWYTWEELDVVQPGANGAWPCFEGNHPTPGYSADARCASAVNTPPLWEYQHGTGPAQGNSVTAGIVYAGSSYPAEYQGAFFFGDYAGRKIWTARYDEQGKLARAPSSPAPLQNIGGVTRISSAPNGDIVFSDLNSGLLRRLTYSTGNSAPVASATSTTDPDTRTVSFDASASTDNDGDALSYSWDFGDGSAGTGVKASHQYGEGTSFTATLTVTDPLGAKGTTTVAVVPANHSPELTLSTPDKEFAVGEQVTLSAQATDAEDGVLPVTWTSFIRHCPEVGSCHVHPAEGGTGREFTVPFTDHTDSRMEFTATVTDSAGVRASQSYVAMPRRHRLTLNSTQPAALSIPSEGGVSSAMVTEGATFDVTAAPLGTDGASKFAGWQDGPSTASWAIKVGAGDTTLTANYSTPIDQRYDNEPALRTKLGAPSGPEVVDGPLHYRPYASGRLYWSGQTGAHQIGGDILATYLAAGGHRTFGPPTTDETATPDGVGRFNHLLGTPASQTASIYWAPSTGAHSIHGLIRQKWAALGWERSLGYPTTDESGTPDGVGRYNHFSGGHSIYFTPASGAHQIGGEIRQKWAALGWERSIGYPTTDESVTPNGIGRYNHFTGNASLYWSASTRAHLVKGEIRKRWAALGWEKSYLGLPTSDEYAISGGFRSDFQGGYITYLGGQAVDHRW; from the coding sequence ATGGCCTGGAGAAGATTCTGTTCCGTGCTCGTGGCCGCGGTGGCCGCGGCGTTCCTCCCCGTCGTCACCGCCGCGCCCGCGTCGGCTGTCGACGCACCGGCGCTGCCGAGCGGCTTCGTGCTCAGAGACATGCCGACCGGTTTGGGGAATTACCAGTTCACCGATTTCGCCTGGCTGCCTGACGACAGCGTGCTCGCGCTCGGCAAGTCCGGTGCGGTCAACTGGGTCCCGGCGGACGGAAACGGTCCGGTACGGATCGCGAACTTCCAGGTCGAGTCCCAGGGCGACGTCGGCCTCACCAGCGTCGCGCTGGCCCAGGACTACGAAAGCTCGCACGAGATCTACCTCAACCGGTCGGTCAGCCAGGGCTCGGGCAAGTACGTCCAGCGCGCCTCCCGGTTCACGGTGACCTTCGACGGTGCGGGGCACCCGAACGGTCTCACCGGGGAGAAGGTGCTCCTCGAACTGCCCGGCAGCGCGTACTACATCCACGGCATCGACACCGTTTACCCCGCTCCGGACGGCACGCTCTGGTACAGCATCGGCGACAACGGGGACGCGGGGAAGACGAACCCGGTCGCGTTCGTCGCGCAGGACCTGAACTCGCCGTTCGGCAAGATCCTGCACATGACCCAGGACGGCAAGGGCGTGCCGGGGAACCCGTACTACGACGCGTCGGCGCCGGACAGCAACCGCAGCAGGGTGTTCGCCAGCGGGTTCCGCAACCCGTTCCGGTTCACCCTCGACCCCAGGAGCGGGCTGCCGGTGGTCGGTGACGTCGGGTGGTACACGTGGGAGGAACTCGACGTGGTGCAGCCCGGCGCGAACGGCGCCTGGCCGTGCTTCGAGGGCAACCACCCCACACCCGGCTATTCGGCCGACGCGCGGTGCGCCTCCGCGGTGAACACGCCGCCGTTGTGGGAGTACCAGCACGGCACGGGTCCCGCGCAGGGCAACAGCGTGACCGCCGGAATCGTCTACGCCGGGAGCAGCTACCCCGCCGAGTACCAAGGTGCCTTCTTCTTCGGCGACTACGCGGGCCGGAAGATCTGGACCGCGCGGTACGACGAGCAGGGCAAGCTCGCCCGGGCGCCGAGCAGCCCCGCGCCGTTGCAGAACATCGGCGGGGTGACCCGGATTTCCTCGGCGCCGAACGGGGACATCGTGTTCAGCGATCTCAACTCGGGTCTGCTGCGCCGGTTGACCTACTCGACCGGGAACTCCGCGCCGGTCGCTTCGGCGACGTCCACAACGGACCCGGACACCCGGACGGTCTCCTTCGACGCCAGTGCTTCCACCGACAACGACGGTGATGCACTCAGCTACTCCTGGGACTTCGGTGACGGCAGCGCCGGCACCGGGGTGAAGGCGAGTCACCAGTACGGCGAAGGGACCTCGTTCACCGCCACGCTCACCGTCACCGATCCACTCGGCGCGAAGGGGACCACCACGGTCGCCGTGGTGCCGGCCAATCACTCACCGGAGCTGACGCTGTCCACACCGGACAAGGAGTTCGCGGTCGGTGAGCAGGTCACCTTGTCCGCCCAGGCGACCGATGCCGAGGACGGCGTGCTGCCGGTCACCTGGACCTCGTTCATCCGGCACTGCCCGGAGGTCGGCTCGTGCCACGTGCATCCGGCGGAGGGCGGGACGGGGCGGGAGTTCACCGTGCCGTTCACCGATCACACGGACTCGCGGATGGAGTTCACCGCGACCGTGACCGACAGCGCCGGCGTGCGGGCGTCACAGTCCTATGTGGCGATGCCGAGACGGCACCGGCTCACCTTGAACAGCACTCAGCCGGCTGCGCTGAGCATTCCCAGCGAGGGCGGCGTCAGCAGCGCGATGGTCACCGAAGGTGCGACCTTCGACGTGACCGCGGCGCCGCTGGGCACCGACGGCGCGTCGAAGTTCGCGGGCTGGCAGGACGGACCGTCCACCGCTTCGTGGGCGATCAAGGTCGGCGCGGGCGACACCACGCTCACCGCGAACTACAGCACCCCGATCGACCAGCGCTATGACAACGAACCGGCGTTGCGTACCAAGCTTGGTGCACCGAGCGGGCCAGAGGTCGTGGACGGTCCGCTGCATTACCGGCCGTACGCGAGCGGAAGATTGTACTGGTCCGGGCAGACCGGAGCGCACCAGATAGGCGGCGACATTCTCGCCACCTATCTCGCGGCCGGCGGGCATCGGACCTTCGGCCCGCCGACCACTGATGAAACCGCGACGCCGGACGGTGTCGGCAGGTTCAACCACCTGCTCGGCACCCCGGCTTCGCAGACCGCGTCGATCTACTGGGCCCCGTCGACCGGGGCCCATTCGATCCACGGCCTGATCCGGCAGAAGTGGGCTGCGCTCGGTTGGGAGCGCAGCCTGGGGTATCCGACCACCGACGAGTCGGGTACCCCCGATGGTGTCGGCCGGTACAACCACTTCAGTGGCGGGCACTCGATCTATTTCACCCCGGCGAGCGGGGCGCATCAGATCGGCGGTGAGATCCGGCAGAAATGGGCTGCGCTCGGCTGGGAACGCAGTATCGGTTATCCGACGACGGACGAATCGGTGACGCCCAACGGGATCGGCCGGTACAACCATTTCACCGGCAATGCGTCGCTCTACTGGAGTGCGAGCACCAGGGCGCATCTGGTGAAGGGCGAGATTCGGAAACGCTGGGCCGCGCTGGGCTGGGAGAAGTCCTACCTGGGCCTGCCGACGTCGGATGAATACGCGATCAGCGGCGGTTTCCGGAGCGATTTCCAGGGCGGCTACATTACTTATCTGGGTGGACAAGCAGTAGATCACCGCTGGTGA
- a CDS encoding response regulator transcription factor, with protein MSSVNATPAGPGKADLRRADGSPVRVLVVDDESTLAELVSMALRMERWDVRSAGTGAEAVRVARDFRPDAVVLDVMLPDFDGLEVLRRMRAEVPYLPVLFLTAKDAVEDRIAGLTAGGDDYVTKPFSLEEVALRLRALLRRANGVSGAVGSQLVVGDLTLDEDSREVHRGGDLVPLTATEFELLRYLMRNPRRVLSKAQILDRVWSYDFGGQANIVELYISYLRKKIDADREPMIHTMRGAGYVLKPAG; from the coding sequence ATGAGCAGTGTGAATGCCACGCCTGCCGGTCCTGGCAAAGCCGATCTGCGCCGTGCGGACGGCAGTCCGGTCCGGGTACTGGTGGTCGACGACGAATCGACCCTGGCCGAACTCGTCTCCATGGCCCTGCGCATGGAGCGCTGGGACGTGCGCAGCGCCGGTACCGGCGCCGAGGCGGTGCGGGTGGCCCGCGACTTCCGCCCGGACGCGGTCGTGCTGGACGTGATGCTGCCCGATTTCGACGGCCTCGAAGTGTTGCGCCGGATGCGGGCCGAGGTGCCGTACCTGCCGGTGCTGTTCCTCACGGCGAAGGACGCGGTGGAGGACCGCATCGCCGGGCTGACCGCGGGCGGCGACGACTACGTGACCAAGCCCTTCAGCCTGGAAGAGGTCGCGTTGCGGCTGCGCGCGCTGCTGCGCCGGGCGAACGGGGTGTCCGGCGCGGTCGGCTCCCAGCTCGTGGTCGGCGATCTGACCCTGGACGAGGACAGCCGGGAAGTGCATCGCGGGGGTGACCTCGTGCCGCTCACCGCGACCGAGTTCGAACTGCTCCGCTACCTGATGCGCAATCCGCGGCGGGTGCTGTCGAAGGCGCAGATCCTCGACCGCGTGTGGAGCTACGACTTCGGCGGCCAGGCGAATATCGTCGAGCTGTACATTTCCTATCTGCGCAAGAAGATCGACGCCGATCGGGAACCGATGATCCACACCATGCGTGGCGCGGGGTATGTCCTCAAGCCCGCAGGCTGA
- a CDS encoding sensor histidine kinase produces the protein MSSSPQAEPRRTRRPWSLRRRLIMQLAALLALVCVVVGVVTELALQDFLVRQLDSRLVAASERGVRGGIKPPWIYGDNPPPDPLRVLGQGDGTLALVAQNGKVAAAVLDFTKSRPPRAPGKRPPPGTPPPLENVTADQQRVLLGLPPDGSRGSVDLGGNLGSYRVMSSYASSGTLTVIGLPLREVDATLWRVGFIFGGVALGGLVVAGFAGAITIRRTMAPLDRLAATAARVSELPLDRGEVALSERVPEVDTDPRTEVGKVGAALNRMLGHIAGALAARHASESRVRQFVADASHELRTPLAAIRGYAELVRRSGEQVPPDVAFAMQRVESESARMTTLVEDLLLLARLDSGRPVVHEPVDLTLLVADAVADSHVAGPQHKWLLETPGEPLTVLGDARQLHQVVLNLLGNARTHTPPGTTVTTMLAQAGETVRLSVVDDGPGIPGEVLPEVFERFARADTSRSREAGSTGLGLAIVAAVVAAHSGQVMVSSVPGKTEFVVIFPFLREDAGTQPQAHA, from the coding sequence ATGTCCTCAAGCCCGCAGGCTGAACCGCGGCGGACCCGCCGTCCGTGGTCCCTGCGCCGCCGGCTGATCATGCAGCTGGCGGCGCTGCTCGCGCTGGTCTGCGTGGTGGTCGGCGTGGTCACCGAGCTGGCGCTGCAGGATTTCCTGGTCCGCCAGCTGGACAGCCGGCTCGTCGCGGCGAGCGAGCGCGGGGTGCGCGGGGGTATCAAGCCGCCGTGGATCTATGGCGACAATCCGCCCCCGGACCCGTTGCGGGTGCTCGGCCAGGGCGACGGCACGCTCGCGCTGGTGGCCCAGAACGGCAAAGTCGCCGCGGCCGTACTCGACTTCACCAAGAGCCGGCCGCCGCGCGCGCCGGGGAAGCGGCCGCCGCCGGGCACGCCGCCACCACTGGAGAACGTCACCGCCGATCAGCAGCGCGTACTGCTGGGCCTGCCGCCGGACGGTTCGCGCGGCAGTGTGGATCTCGGCGGCAACCTCGGCAGCTACCGGGTGATGTCCAGCTACGCCTCGTCCGGCACGCTGACCGTGATCGGGCTGCCGCTACGCGAGGTGGACGCGACATTGTGGCGCGTCGGTTTCATCTTCGGCGGGGTGGCGCTCGGCGGGCTGGTGGTCGCCGGATTCGCCGGTGCGATCACGATCCGCCGCACGATGGCGCCGCTGGACCGGCTCGCCGCCACCGCGGCCAGGGTGTCGGAGCTGCCGCTGGACCGCGGCGAGGTGGCGCTGTCCGAACGAGTGCCCGAAGTGGACACCGACCCGCGCACCGAGGTGGGCAAGGTGGGTGCCGCGCTGAACCGGATGCTCGGCCACATCGCCGGCGCGCTCGCTGCCCGGCACGCCAGCGAAAGCCGGGTGCGTCAGTTCGTCGCGGACGCCAGCCACGAGCTGCGCACTCCGCTCGCGGCCATCCGCGGGTATGCCGAGCTGGTCCGGCGCAGTGGTGAGCAGGTGCCGCCGGACGTCGCGTTCGCCATGCAGCGGGTGGAGTCCGAATCGGCGCGGATGACCACGCTGGTGGAGGATCTGCTGCTGCTCGCGCGGCTCGACTCGGGCCGTCCGGTGGTGCACGAGCCGGTGGATCTGACCCTGCTGGTGGCCGACGCGGTCGCGGATTCGCACGTGGCCGGACCGCAGCACAAGTGGCTGCTGGAAACCCCCGGCGAACCACTGACCGTGCTCGGCGACGCCCGGCAGCTGCACCAGGTGGTGCTGAACCTGCTGGGCAACGCGCGCACGCACACCCCGCCGGGCACCACGGTGACCACCATGCTGGCGCAGGCCGGCGAGACCGTTCGACTGTCCGTTGTGGACGATGGGCCGGGTATTCCCGGCGAGGTGCTGCCCGAGGTGTTCGAGCGGTTCGCGCGCGCGGACACCTCACGGTCGCGGGAGGCGGGCAGTACCGGGCTCGGGCTGGCCATCGTCGCCGCCGTGGTGGCCGCGCATTCCGGGCAGGTGATGGTGAGCAGCGTGCCGGGAAAGACCGAATTCGTGGTGATTTTCCCGTTCTTGCGCGAGGACGCCGGCACGCAGCCGCAAGCTCACGCGTAG
- a CDS encoding 3-hydroxyacyl-CoA dehydrogenase, whose protein sequence is MTGWAGRVGRIRVIGTGVMGRGIVQLAAAGGTVVELADAAEGAVGEAIGYVGGMLDRLAAKGKLTGEQARAAKERLVPVADPLAPAEGVDLVLEAVREDLEIKRGLFAGLERVCGAETIFATNTSSLSVTEIAAGLADPARLIGLHFFNPVPLMRLVEVVPGARTAPWLPAEALGLVRRWGHEPVLAKDAPGFLVNHAGRGLTTEALQILSEALAEPAEVDRIARDVLGLRLGPFELLDLTGLDVSHAVLESIWSGFHAEPRLRPSWLTRPRVAAGLYGRKTGEGFYRYPDGKQEVPPEPPAPPLPGIPVYTADERLARMLSSAGVQIVPEAYPDAALLVPLRGESTVEAARQAELPSDRVSGVDALSYDKRFTLSVHPGLDPVFGKAAWGALAATGIPVTVVRDGPAPIAQRLLASIVNTACYLADQELAGPADIDTAVRLGLGYPRGPLEWGETLGAEKVLRILTGLRQATGDPRYRPSGWLTERVALGLPLTATGTRPADLR, encoded by the coding sequence GTGACGGGATGGGCCGGGCGGGTTGGCAGGATCCGGGTGATCGGCACCGGGGTGATGGGCCGGGGCATCGTGCAGCTCGCCGCGGCGGGCGGCACGGTCGTGGAGCTCGCGGACGCGGCCGAAGGCGCGGTGGGCGAGGCGATCGGCTACGTCGGCGGGATGCTCGACCGGCTCGCCGCGAAGGGAAAGCTGACCGGGGAACAGGCCCGTGCGGCGAAGGAGCGGCTGGTCCCGGTCGCTGATCCGCTGGCCCCCGCGGAGGGGGTGGATCTCGTGCTGGAAGCGGTGCGGGAGGACCTGGAGATCAAGCGCGGGCTGTTCGCCGGGCTCGAACGGGTCTGCGGCGCGGAAACGATCTTCGCCACCAACACCAGTTCGCTGTCGGTCACCGAGATCGCCGCCGGACTGGCGGATCCGGCGCGGCTGATCGGCCTGCACTTCTTCAACCCGGTGCCGTTGATGCGGCTGGTCGAGGTGGTGCCCGGGGCGCGCACCGCGCCGTGGCTGCCCGCCGAGGCGCTCGGACTCGTCCGGCGCTGGGGCCACGAACCGGTGCTGGCCAAGGACGCGCCCGGGTTCCTGGTCAACCACGCCGGGCGCGGGCTGACCACCGAGGCACTGCAGATCCTGTCCGAGGCACTGGCCGAGCCCGCCGAGGTGGACCGCATCGCGCGGGACGTGCTGGGGCTGCGGCTCGGCCCGTTCGAACTGCTCGACCTGACCGGACTGGACGTTTCGCACGCGGTACTGGAAAGCATCTGGAGCGGCTTCCACGCCGAGCCAAGGCTGCGCCCCTCCTGGCTGACCCGCCCGCGGGTGGCCGCCGGGCTGTACGGCCGCAAGACCGGCGAGGGCTTCTACCGTTATCCCGACGGCAAACAGGAAGTGCCGCCCGAGCCGCCCGCCCCACCGTTGCCGGGCATTCCCGTCTACACCGCCGACGAACGCCTCGCCCGGATGCTCTCCTCGGCCGGCGTCCAGATCGTGCCGGAGGCCTACCCGGACGCCGCGCTACTGGTCCCGTTGCGCGGAGAGTCCACTGTGGAGGCCGCACGGCAGGCGGAGCTGCCCTCGGACCGAGTGTCCGGAGTGGACGCACTGAGCTACGACAAGCGGTTCACCCTGTCCGTCCACCCCGGACTGGACCCGGTCTTCGGCAAAGCCGCGTGGGGCGCGCTGGCCGCCACCGGAATTCCCGTCACGGTCGTGCGGGACGGCCCGGCCCCGATCGCCCAGCGGCTACTCGCCTCGATCGTCAACACCGCGTGCTACCTGGCAGACCAGGAACTGGCCGGCCCCGCCGACATCGACACCGCCGTCCGCCTCGGCCTCGGCTACCCCCGTGGCCCCCTGGAGTGGGGCGAAACCCTCGGCGCGGAAAAGGTTTTGCGTATCCTCACCGGCCTCCGGCAGGCCACCGGCGACCCGCGGTACCGGCCGAGCGGCTGGCTCACCGAACGGGTCGCGCTCGGGCTGCCGCTGACCGCCACCGGAACCCGCCCGGCCGATCTGCGCTGA
- a CDS encoding serine/threonine-protein kinase translates to MLIADRYEVEDLPLGRGGMGAVHRGHDRHLGRRVAIKLLRLPGGDEELEERFAREARILATLDHPGAPTLYDFGTHDDRLFQVMQFVEGVTVADLLAEHGPLPVPWAAAIAAQAAAVLAAAHARAVCHRDLKPVNLMLCPDGSVKVMDFGLAVLREADVARFTRAGQLLGTPSYMAPEQIQRGHVGPRSDLYALGCVLHEMLTGRPVFTGPTAYAVFEKQVKESPSAVVGASRELNALLAETLAKDPAVRPHGAEALYARLTPFARELPPLPGFLQSAAVPSPVRMYARVVGRLPG, encoded by the coding sequence ATGCTCATCGCGGATCGTTATGAGGTCGAAGACCTGCCGCTGGGCCGCGGCGGGATGGGCGCGGTGCACCGCGGGCACGACCGGCATCTCGGCCGTCGCGTCGCGATCAAGCTGTTGAGGCTGCCAGGCGGCGACGAAGAACTCGAAGAACGCTTCGCGCGCGAAGCGCGAATTCTCGCCACGCTCGACCATCCTGGCGCACCCACGCTGTACGACTTCGGTACGCATGACGACCGGCTGTTTCAGGTCATGCAGTTCGTCGAAGGCGTCACGGTGGCTGACCTGCTGGCCGAGCACGGTCCGCTACCGGTGCCGTGGGCGGCGGCAATCGCCGCACAGGCGGCCGCGGTGCTCGCAGCGGCACACGCACGGGCTGTGTGCCATCGTGACCTCAAGCCGGTCAACCTCATGCTCTGCCCGGACGGCAGTGTGAAGGTGATGGACTTCGGGCTGGCGGTGTTGCGTGAAGCCGACGTCGCTCGCTTCACGCGCGCCGGACAGCTGTTGGGTACGCCGTCGTACATGGCGCCGGAGCAGATCCAACGTGGACACGTGGGTCCGCGAAGCGATCTGTACGCGTTGGGTTGCGTATTGCACGAGATGCTCACCGGCCGTCCGGTCTTCACCGGGCCGACGGCGTACGCCGTGTTCGAGAAGCAAGTAAAGGAGTCACCGTCCGCAGTGGTCGGTGCCAGTCGGGAACTCAACGCACTGCTGGCCGAGACCCTGGCGAAGGATCCCGCGGTCCGTCCACATGGTGCTGAAGCGTTGTACGCGCGGCTCACACCGTTCGCGCGGGAACTGCCGCCGTTGCCTGGATTCCTGCAATCGGCGGCAGTGCCGAGCCCCGTCCGGATGTATGCCCGCGTAGTGGGTCGATTACCGGGTTAG